The following are encoded together in the Pectobacterium punjabense genome:
- a CDS encoding DUF3461 family protein, translating to MYDNLKSLGITNPDDIDRYSLRQEANNDILKIYFRKDKGEFFAKSVKFKYPRQRKTIVADNSGQGYKEINEISPNLRYVIDELDKICQQEQVEVDLKRKILDDLRHLESVVSNKITEIEADLEKLTKNR from the coding sequence ATGTATGACAATCTAAAAAGCCTGGGCATTACCAATCCCGATGATATCGATCGCTATAGCCTGCGTCAGGAAGCCAACAACGACATCCTGAAGATCTATTTCCGTAAGGATAAGGGCGAGTTTTTTGCTAAAAGCGTGAAGTTCAAATATCCACGCCAGCGCAAGACTATCGTGGCCGACAACAGCGGACAGGGCTATAAAGAGATCAACGAAATCAGCCCAAACCTGCGCTATGTGATTGATGAACTAGACAAGATTTGTCAGCAGGAGCAAGTTGAAGTCGATCTGAAACGTAAAATCCTCGACGATCTGCGTCATCTGGAAAGCGTCGTGTCCAACAAGATCACCGAAATCGAAGCAGATTTAGAGAAATTGACCAAGAATCGCTAA